The Anoplopoma fimbria isolate UVic2021 breed Golden Eagle Sablefish chromosome 1, Afim_UVic_2022, whole genome shotgun sequence region gtgtgtgtgtgtgtgtgtgtgtgtgtgtgtgtgtgtgtgtgtgtgtgtgtgtgtgtgtgtgtgtgtgtgtgtgtgtgtgtgtgtgtgtgtgtgttgtacgtATTAGAATGCGTGGGAATTAGCAGAACATATGTGAACATGATTCAAGTGTGTTCTCAcacaaacctacacacacacacacaccttctggGCGTGGATGACAACATGGTGGTTGTAGGCCATCACCACTACATCATGTGGCTCGAACTGGCTGACGTCAGCTGACACGTAGTAAGTGTCTCCCAGGCATCGAACGCCTCCAACTGTACCGCTCTGCCGGCCTGTCACAGCGCCACCTacaggagctgcagaggaacaaCACAGGAGATCTGCTTGGAACAACATCTGCAGTGAGTAAAATCGTGTTTTGATggttaaacatttcaatgtatAGTCTACATATACAGCAATctaagaaaaacaatacaattaatGGACTATTATGGTTATATCAACGAGAATGTTAAAAAGTATATAGAAATGTCTGAATGAAAAGTATAAGGAAAATgaatttctattatttttacaatacatttacattgtacacatataactttttctttctaaGTATGTTCTCAAGCAATTATTCTGctcaatttatatattttttattcatatgtttatttgaaaatagCACAAAGTGTAccaaatttaataaataaaaatatgtattgtaataaatatataatatatatgaccAACAAAACCTCCAAAAAAGagttctatttttttattcaaattttctTCTTTCTTAGTACGTCCTCAAGCTAAATCAGCcaatttattattctttttttaattttcatacGTTAAAAAGTGCAAATATACTGTTTAACAATATGATCACGTATGTAAGCTACGCAACAAAACTTGATTATGTTCGAAAAgaataacatacatttttccTAATCCTACTTTTAGGGGACTTCCCTTACCAGTTTGTCCAAAGGAGGACCTGCTGTGCCGGCTGAAGGGGGCCAAACAGCCGGATCCTCCGGGGCTCTCCTCTCCAAACAGAGCAGAGTGATCGGCAGAGTCGAGAAACGGCTCGAAAAGGGGATCCAGAGAATCGGACGATCCACCAAGTGAGCCCTCCGAACGATAGGAGCTGGAGGTGCTGTAACGTGAAGACGAGCGGTAGGATGAGGAGGATCTGCGACTGGAAGAGGTCAGTGAGGCCATGGCAGAGGATGTGTACACTCCTAGACTATAACtctcaaatgtattttctgttaagACGCCTTAGAATAAAAAGCGccaaaaaaacaggcaaagaaATGGTTTTCCAAAAGCGATTAACCTCCCTCTAACTGTCCAGGGGTCTTTGTTGTGGGGTTTTATAAAGCCCCAGTGCATTGTGGGTCAGTAGAGCACAGCGTTGGCTCTGTAGTGTTCTTCCCTTTGGCCATAAATGGCAGTCCGTCCAACAGCCGGTGCCAGGAATGTAACGGACAAACTGATAAAGAGCGTAGACCCCTTCTTATtcagacacacagcagagatAAGGCTGAATGGGGGCCACTTGGAGAGGCCCCCAGCATGCGGTCAGAAATAGAGTGGTGGAGCGGTCAGGTCGTCCGTTGGTCTGGCCGAGCACACAATGTGGACACTTTATCAATAATGCAAGAGGAAAATGGCCATTTAAGTTTTGCAAACCTGCTAATGGAATAACAGATAAAGTTCAAGTCTGAAAAGAAGAGTGCTTCATGAGAGAACAAATTCAAGGCCAAAATCAGcaaatgtgcaaaatgtttttttcattcggAGCCAAAGCAAATACATCTCCGGTTGACCTTTACAATCCATCTTTAAAGCTTTAATTGAAGTGACATTTGCCTATTGACAAAACATTTGTCCACCAAGCAGTGCTGCATGTGAACAATGACATTCAAGACtgtcatattaatatttttatgccatgtatgtgtgtttttcattggaggatgtgaaaaatgacattcaGGAGCACGTCATCCTGCCCTTCAGGATAATGTAGCCTCAATTTAAAGCAGGGGGCTATAAAGCTGAAACAATCTGGTTAATACAAGCAGCATACATCAACATGACAGTCCCAATTTGTGCTCTGAGATGAAACACTTGTATCTGTCCTTGTGTGTAATATTATGCATTAATAAACCCTCAacagcatatttttaaaaaactgcttttcaaaacatagtttaaaaaaaaccttcactACGGTATGACCTGAAAAAAGTGCAGGATGATGGGAAATAGagagttggttttttttttttgcagagactCAGCTGTCTCCTTCAACTCCCCACAGTCAGCAGGAGAGCAGTTCATCCATTCAGCTCTCCTGCCTGAGGTCCAGCGTCTCCACTGGGACTGCTTTTAGTCTCTGGGCAGCACACCGTGGTCTCCAGAGCCCAGAACACAGTATCTCTCCCGACCTCTAACCAGGGGTAGAATTTGGATTTCAAAAGTGGGGGAGGACGCAGTTATTATTACAGACACAAATCCTCAAAATGgctgcagtttttgtttttccatacccgagaaaaaaacacaaccatgtttatttcatgaatttgatgttgatgtttgtaacaaaaaacagacaaatacagcaaaaagtgatgaaaataatcaatatattcacatattttttaaactatgacttcttcatgacttttttcaacatactatactgtaacttttttcattacttcgttcaacatactattcgaatactttttgatgacttttttcaacatactatactatgagtttttatgacttgctattatatgtgtttgtatgacttttttcaacatactacccAATCACTTTTTTCGAAAGACTATTCTGTAACTTTTCATTACTTCGTTCATCACACTATGGGCTGCTGTCTCAGTGGAGAATTTCTTCTCCAACtcataatattacttttttaagacCTATACTAAAatagtccatgtcaatgtgtacTAAatcaagacacttaaccctgagttgcttaTTTAACATTGTGccatactttttatgacttgggtgtgaatgattataTACTACTGATGGGACTTTTGGCACCTTGCATATAGCtatgtcatcagtgtatgactGGGTTCTTCAATTTGATTAGTATGTAAAAAGCGCTTTTTTCAAGACTAGAAAACGCTAAAAGACAAAGATactatttaccatttactatacttctttattttttactacatacttttacttttttcatattatactatgacttttttttatgacatactatactatgacttttttatgactttttacaacatactatactattactttttatgactttttacgacatgctatactatgacttttatgactttttacaacatactatactatgacttttttatgactttttactacatactatactatgacttttttatgacttttactgacatattatactatcactttttatgactttttacaacatactatactatgacttttactgacattatactatgactttttacaacatactatactatgacttttttatgacatactatactatgactttttttgacatactatactatgactttttgacataccatactatgagtTTTATCGGTGTATCATATTATggctttt contains the following coding sequences:
- the LOC129094070 gene encoding heat shock protein beta-7-like, with the protein product MASLTSSSRRSSSSYRSSSRYSTSSSYRSEGSLGGSSDSLDPLFEPFLDSADHSALFGEESPGGSGCLAPFSRHSRSSFGQTAPVGGAVTGRQSGTVGGVRCLGDTYYVSADVSQFEPHDVVVMAYNHHVVIHAQKVLDDGSVSDTFTHKSLFPEDMDPLSVSGTLNHDGTLVVSVRRTPALGGLEPLGVPSYRSETCL